The DNA region AACAATGACCAAGCCGGAGCCTTGAGACTTGGCAAAAAGTGAATAGTCTGCATGACTTAAAACCAGAATCAATCAAAGCTGTTGAGAGTTTAATGTTCCACTGCCTGCTAGCCTGCTATGAGAGGGACTTAAGCAGTCTACATACTTGAGCCTTTCCAGCTTGATGATTAAAACCCTGTCGCATCACCTTATAGACTTCTTCATTAAGATCACCTTGAAGAAAGGCATTGAAAACATCCATTTGGTCAATAATCTATCCTTGAATAGCAGCCAGAGAAATAACAACTTTGACAGTGACCATTTTCACCACAGGTGAAAAATTTCTTTGATAATCTAACCCTTCCTTTTGATTGTATCCCTTTGCAACCAATCTAGCTTTAAACCTATCAACCTCACCATTAGCATTATACTCGATTTTATACACCCACTTGCACCCTATGTCCTTCTTCACCATAGGCAGTGGTGCAACTTCCCAATTATGGTTTTCTTCTAAGGCTGTTATTTCACTTTGCATAGCCTCAATCCACCTTTTATCTTTAACTGCCTCATAATAACTTCTAGGTTCTTGTTCGATGGATAGTTTAGTCATAAAGCTTTTATAAGGTGTTTAAATACTATCATAATCCAATACATCTCCAGTAGAGTACAAAAATCTACCAATAGTTCCTCTTTTCTGCACTACATAATCAGTATGTCAGATAAGTAGTTGAACTGATCTTCCTGACTTAGTATGTGTAGGAGGGGAACTTTGAGAAGATCCAGGAACTGTTGTGCCATTGTCTATAGAATGAGCAACAGGCTCAGATGATGTATTCAACTCAGTAGTGGCATCAGTGTTCTCCATGACTCAGCAACAACATCAGTGCATTCTAACAACTCAGTAATAGCTTCAATATTGTCCAAGGAATATAGCATAACATTCCTCTCCTCCTCATCTTGATGATGTGAAACACCATCAATAGATTCATGAATAACCTCAGGAGAAATAGGTACAGGAGCAGCATCAAAAGAAACCAGTTCCTTAGAGACAAGAGAATGAAGAAACTGGGCATCTGCTTCATTATCACTTATAGAATACTGAAAAAGATACACAAACTCATGAAAAATAACATCTCCATTAACAAAAAAGGTGTTGGATGTCATGTCATACAACCTGTACCCCATTTGAGTAACATCAGATCCAAGCAAGACTGCATTTCTTGCCTTCGTTGCAAATTTATCCCCTTTTAGTAAGTTGATAGCAAACAAAGACATCCTATTACTCTAATGTGTGCCAAGGATAGTTGCTTACTGTGTAGAATTTCATATGGAATCTTGTTGTTCAATACATACAAAGGAATCCTATTTATGATATACACTGCTGCTTCCACACACTCACCCCGAAAATGAATGGGTAAGTGGACCTAAAATTTAATTGCCCTTGTAGTTTTCAATATGTGTCTATGTTTCCTCTCcacaacaccattttgttgtggagtaTGAGGATATGAACTCTAATGGATAATTCCATTCATTTTGAACAGCTCACTGCAGTTAACATTAAAAAATGCCCCTTCATTATCAGATCTAAAAGCTTTAACTATTTTACCAAATTGAGTCTTGATCATTGTAGGAAATTATTTTAGAACAACAATTATATCAGACTTCAAAGCAAGTAAGAAAATCCATGTCCACCAAGAGAAATCATCTACTAATGTGAGAAAAGACTTCATCCCATCATAATTAGACATCTTGTAATGTCCCTAGACATCCATGTGAATCAAATCAAAGACTGTCTCAGCTCTAGTATTACTATTAGGAAAAGGAATTCTAGTTTGCCTAGCTAGAGGGCAAAGAGTACATTGGTCAATATGAAAATTATTACACTTATTGAGTTCCTTTATTCTTTTGAGTACTCCCATAGGTACATGTACCATTCTTCTATGCCACAAATCAGGATCAATGTTATTTAGAATAGCTATTTATTTGACTGCATCTGCATAACTTTCCTCATGCTTTATTACTGAGCTCCACACATAAAGGTCACCTCCTAGTTCACCAATCCCTTTCACCTTCGTAGATGAGAGGTTctgaaatacaccacatattagAAAGAATGTGACACAATAATTTAACTCCCTTGTCATCTTAGCCATAGACAAAAGATTAAATTTAAATGTTggtactgttgacacctaattttggctcgccgtacttaaaattaacgtttcggGGGGTCTTGATTTGTTAAAGAGCACGGAATAGcttttttttacacatttttgcatttttcgacaatttatcaataattatccttattttaggaattttataaatttattgtcattttcaagaaacattatttttgcacatgtacagcgtaatactaccattttgtgcaattaataattgtttctttattttatagcagtacatttttgtatcttatacattaatattcatattttatacttacattattatttatacatttaTTAGTTaataatattttagtacaatccgTCGATGTAGAGAAAATCGAAGCAATTAATTCTTCAACGCAGAGCAACAATTCGATCAAGTTAAGGTCTTGTCACTTTTAAAAAGGTTTCATTTgaagtgatgggttgggttcttcatcCATTGATTAATAGATTTTTATACATTGATTAAAAAGGTGaaatcccattggacaataaccAAAAGATTAAAATGAGGGCGTATGGCTTTATAGTTTTTGGACAATAAGATGGGTCACTTTATTTTATAAAAGAAGTTGggggttttaattttattttttcatcttttgtcttcatttacatatacacacataacacacttgaattttcagattttgccCTCCTCTTATAAACCTAATAAAAATACCCTCCCCATTTCATCCTCCCCCACAAAATTGCCGCCTCCACgtcggagctcggagctccggtgaCGCTCAAAACCACAAGCACAACGACACCACAGCCCCACTCCCTTTCCCCTTTTCTTCCCACTGCCCTCACGCCCCTCGTTTCTCCTTTCGTTGCTCCGGCAACGAGCTTcaagctccggtgaaccggagcagcgaACAAAAACTCCGCCAGCAACCACCACGAAACAGTCGACGAACCAACAGGCCACAACACCACTATTTTCCTCTCCTTTCTCCCACTGCTTCGCAACCAGCCACACCACCACATTCTCACTACTCTCTCTCATTTCTGTCTTGCTTTCTATCATTTTGCCGCCACTGGATTTGATCACTGGAGAGCCAGAGACGACGAACCCACGACGCCGGAGAAATCGACGAACCACCGCGAAACAGCCACCACAGCCCCCACAAACAGAAAACATCGCCATTCGTCTTCCTTACCACACCTCTCCCTCCAGCCCAACCACAGCCTCCAAACGCCATCAGTCCCTACCAACGAACAACCCACATACGGTCGCTGCTCCTTTCTCCCTTGTTCCTTGAGCTCCACCACAATGCTTCGATCATGGATTTACAGCTGTTAGGACTCAATTAGATCTGGCCAGAAAACTTCCATGGACAGCGACCCGTGTTCGTCCATTACTATTGTGCTCTGttttgatatttttatttttgctaAATACCTATTGCTGGTGGACTGGTTTTTCTACAGCTTTCTCCAGAACCGTTATATTTCTTTTTTGACCTTTACTGATGTTGTTTTCTCCTCTGTTAAGCCATTGTTGCTTGTGGAACTTATACCGCACTGTTTTAGACCCTTTCGGCTCTTTAATGTTCTGTTTATTGCTCATATTTTGTCGTTTGTTCGACGCCCTATTATGATGATATTATTGCTTTGTCTGGGCTGATTTTGTTGTTTGCAGTGACTGGCTTTTCATTGGACTATTCTTGTCGGATTTGTGCTTGTGGTCCTGCTATTACCGTACTATCGCCATTTGTTTGGACTGATTTTATAGTTTCACATTATTTTCACTAGTTAAAGATTGGTTTTGTGTCCGGGAAATATTACTCGGGCGTCTAACGGTATTATGATTGACCTTTCTCGGCCGACTCGCTACGATGGCGCTAATTGCGACTCCGGATGACACTATTACCCTTTTTATCATTTTATTTAAACTCATTTAGGCAAACACTACACcgaaatggccgatgaagaaattttcgtcgattttcaaggcctcccatgtacaaaagacggatttttattttaagtttattcattatttctttaattcattggatagttatttattctcttactaacacttttactaagtgtttatacaggtacccggagacacatcccgaagatgtcactcggaaggaacccgaagactttatcgaatccttgtttgtatttactttcgcgcgcgttatttaaaattgtacaaaacataaactcgtagtatagtggaaactttattttggAAAACGGGTTGGTATATTTATTTAgttgtcgccttgtttgtttaacttaaaatttgCCATTCGCTCTAGGCAAGACTttggccgtcaatactttcataaatagattaaattgacttggtataaatgtttgttaattaaattcacacttttgacgtttaggcaaaaatactagtccatccttcattttatattctttatacacttttaatacaacttacattttatattgtttcgtgtacactaatacatattttagtcaagttaaatccacattttttACGCTAGGTAAATACTAGGCCGTCCATTCACAAATCTTTCATTCTTTAAAGGCATTATAtatttttcactcatttttttaaTACATTATTTCTTATACTTGTTTTTTACCAAGTTTTTTTACTatccttttgttccttattcttttgatagaatattcattaaatgaacattctttttaactaaacggcaGAAACAAGTCGAATCAATTTCACTTTTCTTAATAATTTTGTcatataaactctttacaccaatgaatattcgtcgattatttttacattctttatgcactaatatacctagttatataattctttagacattttatgtttgatatacactcttttatacttgaaatacaTTCTTCATAtgtttcatatacatacattcttttttatacatagacacacattttttatatacttgatatatctatactcttatatttttttatacatcttttatatagttgtatatattatttacaCCAACTGATATACCTTTTGTGGCAATAGATATATACTCATTTTATTAACAAATACACTACTATCGAACGAGATATGTTTTTCTTATAATCCTTTATACATTCCTAtcgatatacattctttataaatgcttgatacttgatatacatacatttttaTACATTGTATATACTTAGCATAGTATCACCTATTATAGCTTTTcatgaaatcacaacattttaaaaacaggtaataatgatgataaacaGATacataatccccctctagtgtttagttaaactaagtttaaggactgtcttcggataggctctgagggatgcttaataccttcccctcggggtaaataaaactcttatctagaatctcataggtttcgtggactaaaaatggagtagacacacaaatacatataggtttcctatttttccttaaaaattacgtggcgactctaacccttttaaaaccagttagaagaaccggtaagttgcaaactatcttggacccgttcaaaatagggcgtaacatcCTTCTCTTGTGTGCCCCTTTATGTGGAAATGATCACAATAGACATTGTTATAGTTCTGGCCATTATAATTCTTCTTTTGAAACTGCTTTTAAACACTAGTGTGTTCCTTGAGGTGAATAGTGCAGTTGGATCTGTTCCTTCATGAACAACTCCAGCAATCCCTTTCTGACTTTCATCTCTTCTAACCATAGCATATGCTAGATTAACATTAGGCAACTTGATTTTCATCAGTATCTGTCCTCTGCCTGAGAGTAACTGTCTTTCAGTCCAATCAGAAATAGTAACAATATCTGATATTGCAACTGTTCCACATACTTCTTATCACTGGGTGGAGGTAAAATTAAGTCATACTCATCCCATAAATTTTTGAGTCTTGTGTAGTAAGTAGAAACTGTTGATACTCCTTGTGTTAGTGTGAAAATCCCTCTGTGCAATTGATTCAACCTTGAACCACCAACCCTATCAAATTGCTCCTTCAGATCCAGCCAAATCTTATGTGCACTGAATTAAAACAACATTCCACTCCATATGTCGTTGCTTACATTGCCTGTCATCTAAAAGATGACAATTGCATTGCATCGATCCCAATTTTTTTCAAATCTCCTTCATAATCTTCTCTAATAATAGACCCATCCACAAATCCTATTTTTTTCTTCCAAGTAATGCCAATTCCATAGCTCGACTCTATAAGCTATAATTCTCCATACCcattgatagttccaagtgctTTCGTATTTTGATGATagtcaaactgtttcagaaccagatagagacctggtctataatctgctctctgtgcaccttgcacaaTCAGTAGAGAACAGCCGTAAAGCCGAGCCAGCTGTAAATtcgagccacttgctgcacacaagtacaactgTGAGttagcccatgctttaggtcaaaattaAGAGTGGTCTCTTTTCACCTTACATGCTCTCACTATATATACAAAatgatggcaacatatttggCAGAAttgaaaacctaatctaaattGTACAAAGCTGCCGACACAAGTTCTCTCAAGAGCAAAGTCACCTACAagttgaagaacctgatccagacacaaAATTTAGTCTTAGTTCTTTACATTGTTATGAGTCTTTTTCATTTGTGCTTAAATTGCACACCTACTCTTCTGTGTTaagaagctgtttgtaggtgTTTTGAAAAGTCTCAAAGTGTGCTTGCTAGAAGTGTGTTTCcgcaagcttttgagtggtacactaggatagagttagtctaggcatattagtggtccttggctagagttagtcaagtagaGGTGCTTACGATCGGAGCATTGCAAGTGTGAAGAGACTACGGAGGTTAGTTCCAAGATTGCATAAGCGTTAttataagggtgagggattatgtgAGTTAATTACTAGCTTACGATGCAGTTGTAACctaaagttgctcgtgtagtggagttaaAATCCTACTGTGTTAGGTCGTAGTTTTTAGTCCCTTGAGCAAGGTGTTTTCCACGGTGAAATCTTGCCTTCTGTACTTACTGCACTGTCTCAGGGAACTGGTGAataaccaggtccctcatatattgTTTGGTGAGCGCACAACctacatcaattggtatcagagtaaGTTCTTTCTAAAATTTTAACACCTAGAAATGATCCTTTTCATGGCTAGCTCGTCAAACCAAACGAAGGGTGGGTGCATCTCAAAACCACCAAGATTCAGTCCAGAACACTGTGACTGGTGGAAGACCAAAATCGAAGAATTCATCGCTGCTGAGGACCAAAATCGAAGAATTCATCGCTGCTGAGGACCCAGAGCTATAGGAAATTATCTCATATGGCCTTCTTACTCCTGTATAAGATAGCTATACTCTGCAAAAGGATAAAAACGCTAAAAGGATTCTTCTTCGAAGCATTAGATCAGGTCAATACAACTTAGTTGCCTTTTGTAAGGCAGCAAAGGATATCTGGGAGGCTCTCGAAAATACACACAATGGATTTAACAAGCTCAGTACAAAGTTCGAACTTCTCAAGATAAAAAATGACGAAACTATGCAAGATCTAGAAAGGAGAAAATTGAATGAAGAAGAGAGTCTGAACCACAAGGCAGCTGCTGAAAGTAACTCAAGTGGGGAGGAGTCTGAGCTGGACTGTTTAAATCAAGGACGCAAGAAGAAAGCCTGAAGAAATAGTCAGTCTCGAAAAGAAAACTCAGAAAAATCAAGAGAACAACGCTGTTGTTTCAAGTATGGGAAACCTAACTACGCTGTTAGAACTTGTCCCTCTTACAAGCAGAGTGCCCGGAAGGATATCTTCGGCAGATCTAAAGATAAGAATGTCCAAGGCAAAGCGCTCATGATAAATGACAATGAAGCTTCTGAAATTGAATCAACATGTGCACTCATGGCCAGATCTGACTCGGACAGCGAAGATGAAGATGCTGAGGTAAACTTCTTTGAAGTTCAAAAGAACTTAAAAAATTACTCTCAAATGAAGTTGATGTCCTTGAAAAATGCTCTAATCGATGGCTTTCATAGTCTTGTTGAAGAAAAGAGCTCTCTCAATGAGGAAATCAATGGATTGGAACTTGAAAGAGACGATATGAGAGCATCTATTGCAGGTCTTGAAAATCAAATTGCTGAAGTAATAAGAGAAAACTCTCTGTTAAAGAATTAAAAGAAGTAATGGATGAATActccaaaagaaaaggaagaagccTATGAGGCTCAACCTGAATTAGAAAATGAGCTTCAGAAATTCAAAATGAAGTTCACCTCTGAGCTAGAAAAGAACAGACAACTATAGGAGGATCTAAAAGGGATTAGAAATTCTCTAGACAAATCTCTAAATTGGTCCTGGTCAATACTGCTTCTACAGTCATGATTGAGTGTGAAGGCAAGAAAAAAATTAATGTTCAGGATGATAAAACTCCTAACAACCCTGTTAAAAAAATTGATGCTAAGAGTGGAAATCATCTGAATACACACAATGCTTGGAGAAATTGTCGCAAGGATGCCTTCAAGATTAGACATCAGTATCTTTAGAAAAGAAATAAATCCATCAAATGGAAACTCAAAATGGAGGGACCTGATCTCTGGGCAAGGAAGAAGGTGTTGCCTGCATGGACAAAGAATAATATGATTCATCCGTTTTATCATGATAAGGGACATAAATTAGTCTGGGTTCCTAAGTCTGATAAATAATTCTGCTGAAAGGCTTGAGTGAGAGGAGGCAGTCAAAAGGGATACTCAGTGTAGCTCAACTATTAAACTGCGCCAAACAAAAATTAAATCAAGTTCTGTTCTTACTCAAGACCTAGCAAAATGAGAGTGTATCCTTTGGATTGTGGCAAAACTGGCTCCACACTCTCCCATATACAAGAAACTCATTGTGCTCCCCCAAAGGTTCTTCTACATGATTGGCAATGACAAGAGTAAAGGTATACACACAGGGAAATACTAGGATGATTGAAGTATTGAAGAATTTGCTTTTCCAAGAGTTCATGCTGATTTTCGGTTGTCAAAGAACTTGGTTCCCTAGAATCAGGTTAGTAGTTCTTCAGTACTGATATGTCTTTAAATTGCTAAAGGGTGTCGTGTCATTAAATTTTTTCTTTATATCAACATCTAAAACACCTCATCTATCTTAACCAACCTAGTTGATAAAGAAAAGTTCTCCCAGCCAATCAAAATTGGTTCGTCGCTGACTTCTCTTAACTAAAAGGATCCCTTCCCACTCTCTCTTGAACTCTCCGATTATTCTCTCTCTAGAACTCTTTGTGAAGAACTCTGGGCTTCCACCTCCTTCTCTCTCGATTCGATCATATCTCAAAATGAATTTTTGACCATGCCTAAAATAGAGATTGCTCTCTCACCCTCTAAAAGCTCAATCTCATCAGACCTAGAGACTCAATCCTCTCCCCCAACATTTCCCTAGTTCGTCAAATAAAGATCCTTCTATCACTCCCTCGAAACCTAAAATTCTGAATTCCTCCAGGACTCATAAGTGTTAGATTCCTAAAAAAATTGTATCCTCTTCTAAAAATCCTCCTTTCTAACCTACTGAGACTATCATGATACATTAAGGACTTTGAAGGAAAGGTTGAGGACACAGAGGATCAAGTCAGTGCAAATGGACATAGCTCTACTGATGGAAATGAAATCTCTAAGGAAAACTTAAAAGACATGTGGAATGGCGGAAAAGGGAGTAGAGAGTGAGATGTGTTGTGATAATGTTGTTCGACTGGTGGAAAAAGGCAATGGTGGAAGTCAAAAAGAAAAATTATCAAAAGGAAAGTTTACAGAGGAATTTGGTCCCTCTACTCAAGAGAATTCAAAGGAGACTGGAGGGAAAAAGAGAACAGTGTTACTGATAAAAAGGCTCATCAATGAGCGAATTGATCTACTAGAGAATATCATGGTTGCCGAAGtcgagaaagagaaagagaaaaatccTACTCAAGAGAAAAGAAACTCTAAGGAAAGaagaaatgaaaaggaaaaagCATCTGAGGAGAAGGATGCACATTCCAAAGAAAAGGGGAGATCCTCATGTTCTAGAAAAATAAAAGTCAGTTCAAAAGGATTACCTGATTACTCTGCAAAAAGACGAAGGCTCAGAAAATTAGAACTGTAGAGGCAAGAGAATACGAGGAAGCAAAAAGTGCTACCTGGGAGAGTGTTTGATGAAAAGATCACTGAGTGTAATGGAATGAATGAATTAGTAGAGATCATAGAGTTCCAATAGTGGAGTCATTTGTTTGTTGCTCCGGGACCAAAAGTGTTTGGCAGAGAAGTAAAGGAATTTTATGCAAACCTCTGTTGTTCTGATGACTATACCTCCTTGATATCTTATGTGAATGGATCTGATATTAAATTGGATGAAGCAAATATCCTCGATGTACCTACCGATGAAATAAAGTCCGTGGAGAGAAAAGCCACTTAAGCCTTCAAGGACTTGATTATCAAGCTCGAAGGCACATCCACTGGAGAATGGCTCTTCAAAAAACAACTCAAACTTGAATATCAGCTTCTGTTCGAGCTTGTTAACAAAGTGTTGCTGCCAAGAACTAAGGGGAGAAGCAAAGATTTTATCACCGACTTGTATCTTCTTGAAGCTCTAGAAAATTATCAATTCGTTAGCCTGCCGTCTCTAATAATCGAGCACATGATTAAGGTCGTACATACCAACAAGGGTAGACATGGTCTTCCTTATGGTTTCTTCTTAACAAAGATATTTGAACACTTTAGAGTGACAACTAGCAAGGCCACAAAGGAAATACAGAAGCAGATGGTCACCATAACCACATTGGAGGAGTGTGAGTGTATCCCCAAGAAGGGTAGGTTTGGACCTACTTCAGCTATTTCAAGTTTCATTAGTGCTCAAGAAAAAACAACTGCTGAAATTGATAGGCTATGAGCTGAAAATGTTCTCTTGAAGACTCAATTTCTTGAGGAACCTGATCCCTGAGCTAAACAAGAAGTTGCAAACACAAGGCTAAAGGCTGAAAATGAACAGTTGAAACAGCAGAGCGATGAGATGAACGATCAGCTAGTCACCGATCAGCAGGCAGCCAGCGTACATTTGGACAATCTTATCAAGGCCTTTGCCTTTGTCTCTTAGCCCTATTAATTCAATGATCTTCACATCTCCATGCTTACATACTTTTCTCGCTGTCTTACTATCTCTCAAGTTTCCCTCTCTGATCTTCTTCATTGACAATAGCTCTTTTTAGCGTTTTAATTATCATATGTTGTATCTGGAAAACTACTATGTATGTTGCTTTAAGCTGTCATTGATAATGGATCG from Lycium barbarum isolate Lr01 chromosome 10, ASM1917538v2, whole genome shotgun sequence includes:
- the LOC132612926 gene encoding uncharacterized mitochondrial protein AtMg00820-like — protein: MTKLSIEQEPRSYYEAVKDKRWIEAMQSEITALEENHNWEVAPLPMVKKDIGCKWVYKIEYNANGEVDRFKARLVAKGYNQKEGLDYQRNFSPVVKMVTVKVVISLAAIQG